From a region of the Sesamum indicum cultivar Zhongzhi No. 13 linkage group LG3, S_indicum_v1.0, whole genome shotgun sequence genome:
- the LOC105159089 gene encoding phytosulfokines produces MAYKFINIFLILSLLLISLATASRPHQSTIKISAIKDAEVEGIEVEEASCEGVGKEECLMRRTLAAHIDYIYTGAHPPRRHH; encoded by the exons ATGGCGTATAAGTTTATCAACATCTTCTTGATTCTCAGTCTCCTACTGATCTCTTTAGCCACTGCCTCTCGCCCTCATCAATCTACCATCAAAATCAGTGCCATCAAG GATGCAGAGGTAGAGGGCATAGAGGTTGAGGAAGCAAGCTGTGAAGGAGTGGGGAAGGAAGAGTGTTTGATGCGCAGGACTTTGGCTGCCCACATTGATTATATCTACACAGGGGCACATCCACCACGCCGTCACCATTGA
- the LOC105159090 gene encoding protein PHLOEM PROTEIN 2-LIKE A10, producing MYLSYMESGLVIRGLDFARRRRKWIILLGLVGCSSYGVYKVYNMPSVARKRKRILKLFESLVSIAEMISDSAETISVVSRDLKEFLKSDSDEIPNSLKQLSKIAQSEEFSASVIRVSRAMTVGILRGYKVENDRSENQEVGNSNFSDKVVDKLMSSAGTGFVSVIVGSFARNLVMGFYANGGASEGSSENDHLGASFVKSGSSTLPGWLDMVVSDDKCRVLVADCIKNFVSTAVAVYLDKTMDVNFYDEMFSGLTNPKHQNKVTDVLVSLCNGAVETLVKTSHQVLTASKSDLPLESKESYSIIDQSEASLLENKKDLEPEAHFRKMKVMNGSKDLQNSGWIDSVSSTLAVPSNRKFVLDVTGRVTFETVRSVVQFILWKLSEGLKMSVNAVHDEVAERGFQVVRYVAAKSSVILTICLALFLHILGNTRVLLPA from the coding sequence ATGTATTTGAGTTATATGGAAAGTGGGCTGGTGATAAGGGGTCTGGATTTTGCTCGTCGAAGGagaaaatggataatcttgtTGGGATTGGTTGGGTGTTCGAGCTATGGTGTGTACAAAGTGTATAACATGCCCTCTGTAGCcaggaaaagaaagagaattttgaaattattcgAATCCCTAGTTTCAATTGCTGAAATGATTTCTGATTCTGCTGAGACGATCTCTGTGGTGTCAAGGGACTTAAAGGAGTTTCTGAAGTCTGATTCGGACGAAATTCCTAATAGTTTGAAGCAATTGTCGAAAATTGCTCAGTCTGAGGAGTTTTCAGCCTCAGTAATTCGTGTTTCTCGAGCCATGACTGTTGGGATTTTGAGGGGTTATAAGGTGGAGAATGATAGAAGTGAGAATCAAGAAGTGggtaattcaaatttttctgACAAGGTTGTGGATAAATTGATGTCGAGTGCCGGGACAGGGTTTGTTTCTGTTATTGTTGGTAGTTTTGCTAGGAATTTAGTTATGGGGTTTTATGCTAATGGAGGCGCTAGTGAAGGGTCAAGTGAAAACGACCACTTGGGTGCTTCGTTCGTGAAGTCAGGTTCCTCGACTTTGCCTGGATGGTTAGACATGGTGGTGTCAGATGATAAATGTCGAGTGCTAGTGGCCGACTGTATTAAGAATTTTGTAAGCACTGCAGTTGCAGTTTATCTGGATAAAACTATGGATGTTAACTTTTATGATGAGATGTTCTCTGGCTTGACCAATCCTAAACATCAAAATAAGGTTACTGATGTCCTGGTTTCCCTGTGTAATGGGGCAGTTGAAACTCTTGTTAAGACGTCTCACCAGGTGCTGACGGCTTCAAAATCAGATCTTCCTTTGGAATCCAAGGAATCTTATTCGATCATTGATCAGAGTGAAGCTTCTCTCTTGGAGAACAAGAAGGATCTTGAGCCAGAAGCccattttagaaaaatgaaagtgatGAACGGTTCCAAGGATCTCCAGAATAGTGGGTGGATAGATAGTGTCTCATCAACATTGGCTGTGCCTAGCAACCGGAAGTTTGTGCTTGATGTGACTGGAAGGGTGACATTTGAAACAGTTAGATCCGTGGTCCAGTTTATATTGTGGAAATTGTCCGAGGGACTGAAAATGAGTGTTAATGCAGTTCATGATGAGGTTGCTGAGAGGGGATTTCAGGTTGTCAGATATGTTGCGGCCAAGTCCTCTGTTATTCTTACTATATGTCTTGCATTATTCTTGCATATCTTGGGCAACACCCGAGTTTTGTTGCCTGCATAG
- the LOC105159273 gene encoding uncharacterized protein LOC105159273, with translation MKPQTSQKNRFLRLIATPFRALCKARDFYVKSMMDCANSNIIGLQGTSQGPSLPRSFSASSARSDNSEDFRELVRAASAHGIGNRADLEAYIKQEMLKARTGSGSGPRAMSARSISVAMGRIDEDSPCCYFGEDINGNSVINVKNEMKYPRSKSHAVAKTPF, from the coding sequence ATGAAACCACAAACAAGCCAGAAAAACAGGTTTCTCCGGCTGATCGCGACTCCCTTTCGGGCCCTGTGCAAGGCACGAGACTTCTACGTGAAAAGCATGATGGACTGCGCCAACAGCAACATCATAGGGTTGCAGGGGACGTCACAGGGTCCGAGCCTGCCGAGGAGCTTCAGTGCCAGCTCGGCCCGGTCAGACAACAGCGAGGACTTCCGGGAGCTGGTTCGGGCCGCATCAGCCCATGGCATCGGCAACAGGGCTGATCTGGAGGCGTACATCAAGCAGGAGATGTTGAAGGCGAGGACGGGCTCCGGCAGCGGGCCGCGGGCCATGTCGGCGAGGAGCATCAGCGTAGCGATGGGCCGGATTGACGAGGACAGCCCCTGTTGCTATTTTGGTGAAGACATCAATGGTAATAGTGTAATTAATGTTAAGAATGAAATGAAGTACCCTAGAAGTAAGAGTCATGCTGTCGCAAAAACACCCTTTTGA
- the LOC105159274 gene encoding pectinesterase inhibitor-like, with the protein MSSSLFLLVSISVALLWSYPVFVESDLRADAQAKIQEAVAATQAVIQVVKSVETGGNKQIVETCIEVSSDAIDNLNDVKSLLPKARDPRSLETVRVRATAAFTDVGTCDDEFGDREPAQVAAATKKAQDIINQLIIILNKL; encoded by the coding sequence atgagtTCTTCCCTCTTTCTTCTTGTCTCTATCTCAGTAGCACTCCTATGGAGCTACCCGGTTTTTGTTGAGTCGGATCTTCGAGCTGACGCTCAAGCCAAAATTCAGGAAGCCGTAGCAGCGACTCAAGCCGTTATCCAGGTGGTTAAATCAGTGGAAACCGGCGGCAACAAACAAATAGTGGAGACATGCATTGAGGTCAGCAGCGACGCCATTGACAACTTAAACGATGTCAAGTCACTACTGCCCAAGGCTCGCGACCCGCGTAGCCTTGAGACTGTGAGAGTCAGAGCGACGGCGGCGTTTACGGACGTCGGCACTTGTGATGATGAGTTTGGCGATCGCGAGCCGGCGCAGGTGGCAGCAGCCACCAAGAAAGCTcaagatataattaatcagcttataattattcttaataagTTGTAA